The nucleotide window AATTCGAACACTTCATGTAAACGATTACAGatgttatttgaatttaatttatttatttattaagtttacaacatcatacatattattaactctactgataattttataaaatcttatatctaacaatattgacaatataatagtaaacataagttatgctaaaaaaaatacaatttaaaacataaccaagataagataattacacaataaaataaaataaaattacaaagaatgttggaacttaaaatagagaaaaagaaacatcatcagcaaaacagcgaattacgtACGTAGCTAGTTAGCGTACCTACAGGTttgagaaaggcacccaacaatgctttttctaaaaccgatcagcccactaccgaatatatccagctccggatAAGCTGTGTTTAATCCGATAGAGTTgcgaagaattcgaacgaGAGGTGCCTGAACTCCTAGGTTGGTTTTGGGAGAAGGAACttggaaaatattgatgattttAGACCTAGGGAACGAGTATGGgactacaattttaataccCTGTAAGAGGTCACTGCTCTGTATATGATTATGTagcaatttatgtaaaaaggtAACACCGGCTAAAGTCCTCCGATCGTACAGTGAaagcatattaaattttttaagccGCTGTTCGTATGGGTGCCTATGAGAGAATCCTCTGCTTTTGAACGCTAGGTGTCGCGTAAAAGATCTTTGAATCCTTTCAACGCGTTGTGTGGTTTTGCTCGTTACTTATTTTAGTAacacacaatttaaaatacaattgtatAAACTTGTAGTTTTAGGTAAAGACCACAGATAAAGTGAGCTCAATGGATGAAGTTGGCGTCTACTCGCCACTTCTACACAGTTAAACACCATATGCATCAATTACTACAACCAATGAATTAACGTTAGTTAGTAGTTAAAATTAGTTAGTAACAGACATACAatcctattatatttatagatattattaaacaccaatactaattatgttttttttttaataattttacatttttttcatttaaatttaaatttatgtaaattagacTAGTAGTACCTAGTATAAATATTCTGTAGAAAATTAGAAATTTCAAAGCATGGACAGGACTCCAAGGAAAATGCTTctcaattttgtattattacttcTTCTGTCCCAAGGACTCCTCggtaaattaaactttattttattaatacctatttatacccAATAGTAGTGTAGTCTTACAAAGGATACAAACACGACTCGAATAGCAAGTAAGAGTCAAATAGcgtattgaattttttgttaaaacaatGCACTATTTACATATATCGCAATATTTATGTCGCAACTGATGATGTTACTTCTTCCAtagaatttttatctttatgagaattatttaatttcacacCATCTGCACCGTCATTTGAATTCAATGAATTCTTTCTATTTTTATGCTTTGTTATGACGTGTCCCGTGcacattatattaaagtaacgCGCACGAACCATAGccgaataaaatacaattcgtGTACAGGCGAAAAGGACGTTTCGGAAGCTATAGATGGAGACAGCCGAATTATAGGTGGCAAAGATGCCACTCCTGGTATGGCAAATTACCAAATATCAATGCGTGGTCATTACGGAAACGAAGAATGGCACAGTTGCGGAGGATCTATTTTAAACGAACAGTACGTGTTAACAGCAGCTCATTGCGTTTATCAGTGAGTATATTTTTcgtttctattaatatattagttgCGTATGCTGCTCACAAGGCATGATGCATTTAAGTCTGGTTTGCAGGGAATCATTTAAATGAActgtaataatagttttttgatttacaaaataacttttaggAAAAAGATGAAAGATTTATCAATAGTCGTTGGCACTCACACGATCGATAAAGGCGGCGACCGATACAAGATTAAGAAATTGATCCCCCATGAGAAGTATGATAAGAAGAAGCTAAGGAATGACATAGCCGTCGTACAGATCgaaggtaaaattaaatacagcgATAAGATTCAACCCATTgagttattaaaagaaaaggcACCCATCGGAAAAAAATGTCTCTTGACTGGCTGGGGATACGAAAACTATGTGAgtacattaatatatagtattcactaaatgtttttagaaatttatcAGTAAACGGTTCCTGGATCATcgggttttaaattatataggattttattttttactttatattaactaCTCGCGTatgaaaatagaatataagctcaattatgaaatgttaattgctatgtaaCGAATTAATGCAATGCCACTGTTGAAGATTGtgtgataaaaatatgtgtgcgTCCTGGGGCCGTAACGCGTTACGTAATGAAGCGGTTTACCTACATAAGAAGTTATCACTTCAATAAATGAGTAACAAAGTATCATTCAGGGGAGGTGGCAGTATTTTAACATCGTTATTACAGAGATGTAACACTGTACCAAACAATCTTCAAATGTTGGAGAAGAaacttaacataattaaacataatacatttctttataaacaATGGAAACAACAAAACTACTTAATTCTCAACttgatatacaataattgtcgtGTACAGAAACCGATACCTGTACCAAACAATCTTCAAATATTGGAGTTTGAAACAATAAGCAATGACGACTGCACTAAACAACTAACGTTTGTGCTTCGTTACTGCTCCTTTTGGAATCACTAGAGATTCGCAAAATTTCCACtaccagtatcttcggaaccttgcctaaagggactccttttaatgaaatattttagagaaatattttatatatttaagggttaaatattaatgtttgttatatatatttggtaaCAAAAGGACATTAGGGAGAGgtgtcattattttaacatcattATTACAGAGACACCAAACTGTACCAAACAATCTTCAAATGTTGGAGTTCGAAACAATAAGCAATGACGACtgcacaaaaaaattaaaacgctCGCCTTACCCGTCATATGTGCCCGTAGACGCCGGACAACTCTGCGCTAAGCGCCCGAACAACAAAGGTGCATGCCATGTAAGTAatcaaataacatatttaattgatgATAGTTTCACGTTACTATCGGGCTTTAtcaaaatggttttaaaaataaggtcataTCATAGTACCTGAATAGAACCTGTTACCTGTTTTCAAACGTTATGAGTTTCAATGTTTGCATATAATACTTGCTAATACGGTGAATTTAAAACATCGAGAGATGATTTCTTATCCTGACGGGAAAAACGGCTGATCATATACCTacctataaaaacaaatgattattgTTGTTAATAAGAATACCGTGTTGATTAACAATATAACACATTCCTGTATATCAATGccttaaaatgttattatctCATGCAGGGTGATTCTGGTGGTCCTCTCGTCATGCAGGACGAGAAGAACAAAACTGTTCAAATAGGAGTCGTATCCTGGGGAGTACCGTGCGGCAGAGACTTTCCTGATGTATTTGCTTCAGTCCATGGTTACTACGATTGGATACTGggcaaaattaaatgaattattgaataatttaaaacatgtaatcaaaataaatatcatataaaataaaaatatattttattgtatgcttaaaaaatacaaataacccCTTTATAAAACACTAACGATTGTATATTAAGAGAGATAATGAACGGTTAAAACCTCACCTATGAGATTCCCACGAGCAAACTCGATAAAATGATCCAATGCAAGTtgcatttattacatttaggtATCCAAAAtctaatttcaaaatggcAACCAAATACCAACAttctaacattttattaattaaaatttgttaagaaaattattttactgtcTGTGTATTGATTGACCTAGTGTGCAGGGCAGACAGTTGTTTTTCTCTTGTAGAGAATaaaatccaaattaaaatctcaatacAAACACTGTGAGCAATATCCGCAGAAAcccttcatcttttagtcgataccaactccgagGAAATAAATACcgataatacaactttttctacagctgtgacaagtttttgacattcaaacAAAtgcacttatgaacgtcaaatataatacattaattgttagataacatttacaaccagttcgcaagtcaacgCCATACAgtgggcaagaagaactgacaagaaactttccgctactcttttcaatcgccaagtttttaatacaaattgtttgaactttAGTGATTATtatctaatttcgcttgggagtttgttgtaaaaacgaatacaaattctatatatattatcttgttTATATCTACATATACATAGATATAGACAAATCCATAAGTAATCAGCCAGGGTGAAGTAACTCAAAAGTATCACACAAAGTAGTTTATAGGTCTGGGCATCAGAGATCTTTGTCATAGTCATTTGTGTGATTTGATTGTTGTGTGTTTtgttgcgcacatagaaattaaAGTATCCAATAAGGCACAGGCGAGGATAGAACCTCAGTGatgagtcacacgctgaagtcactagaccaacactgctcccaCAACTACAAATTGGTGAATGATTAAATCGATTCTAAAGGAGTAAactccaaaaatattttacttattacacCCCACCCCCCAGCTATATGACTGTTTTATGCGCCACGACAAGTATTTTCCCGTAAAATCTATCTCTTGAAAATAATTcctgtaaatttaatatattacttagaACCCCGTGCGACTGTAGCTGTGTATACACAAGGATTAAACTTATTGATTggtagaataaaaaaacagctgTGGACTTTGCATGTCTCTGTGAAGGTTTCAAGTCCGGGAAAATAGACGTCGTACGATATCGTCAGTAGTATGTGACTTGTACAAGGTCGGTTGTAGGAACTCTTAATCTAGCGCAGCTTCAGTGAAGGTATTAAAGGATATGGTGATATAAGAATCTGGTATAAAGGTATCgtgtaaatttattcttaacgCGCTCCAACATAAGGCAGTATTTAGGTCCATGCGGCGTCCAAACAGACAAGACTTGTAAAAGTTTGTCACCATGGGaagttcaatatttaaaaagcattttttttgcTCCACTCACATACTCTATCAATGTCTCCTTCTGATGTGTAGAGATtacggagattacttcgaaaaacaataaaagtattggcaaatTTCTACATTAACGCGTTTTGCATttgctaaatattttcagtgttaaataggtataaataggtattttcaattaaataactttaattgattttttacgAGTTTTAacgtatttgttttaaaataataattacttctcAACCTTgatattaattagaattttataatttaaatgtttcttggtaaatgtataatttaaatgtaatgtttcTTCTTAAATATCGATTTACGCTTTAATTACACGAACATTtcggaatttattttattttattttcacatttaggtacaaaaacagaaaacagactgactacatacataaaattattacatactaaacaacatttaaaaatctgacttccagttatatctgtacacagcatttacactaaatatcaactaaacaacataaataatagggtttttaataaaatatatatttgtttttttctgattacaatatattagaagaataataaaatatacagtatttacaattttcttaacctatatagtagtttttaaaagaattaaaaattcatgaaCAGAAAATTCTGTAAACCCCCTAATACACTCGCCGTGAACTTTACAAATGTAAGAGGGTTTAACTGTGACATCCACGCTGTCCACTTTCGCTTAGAGACTCGCCTTTCCTCTTTCTTACCGGGACTCAGATATCCTGCCCGGTAGATGTTTCTTACCCCTCTGACCCGGGGTAcaaattgaaacatttttgtgCCGCGTGTGTAAGTTAAGCAGGTAGGTCGTCGGCATCATtttccgcaactagactcaaatttggtccgtttatttttaaattacattttatagaacaagggtcaaacgggcaggaggctcatctgatgttaagtgataccgccgaccATCGCTgtctttagtcggcagctcatgtctgaccgtcgtggtcagcaacgaagcatctagagCGGACCACCCGCCTCCATCGATTTTTGTCCAGCGCTTCCCTCATCACACtgtatagctttgaagacgTTGAGTCTTTCACTTGGTCGGTCCATCTAGTTGGTGAACGGCCAggtgatcttttgccttctgtgttaccaaccacgataCGTTTTTCCAAGTTCCCGCCGCCAAGTACCACCAACTTTCTAatgtttatttagaattgaCGCCGATTCATAAATTacgtattttttcaaataaaaaagtggtTTCCCGTATATTGTCatttaaatagctttaaaGAATAACTGCTTCATAATAATCCTTAACCTAATTGTCACTAGGCCGAGGCGGTTTTGTTGATTGTGGCCTGAAGAAccaattaaaacaattctttGAACAATATGGTAAGAGTTATCAATTTAGTTGAATGAAAGGACAGTTCACGATTTTTGGTGAGTAATTTCTGGTTAACAAGTTTTTTGACGTGAATACGTCTTTAAAATTGCTTCCATAGTGGGAGGCAAGTCAAAAACCCTATAACAAAATCGGGGGATACAATTTGATGCTGCAGATTCATATCTATCATCTCCATCCTAAATTCAATTACACCTTTGAATAGCTAAAGAATCAAAGAATTCATTTCGACAAGTTAGAACTGCGACGCATCGCGCGCGGTATAGGACAGAGAGaggattttgaaataattttgctGCGTATCGAGATTTCCACTTAGTATAAGTAAGTTTTGACTTGAAGAGCTTCGAGgttcgttttttaaataatgtagcGCCAAAAAACGTGGAGGCGTGTTCatgaatattttgataaaattataaatatctttgatTGTTTGAGCAATGATAAAGTACCACAGTGTACGCGACTAGATAAGTTCCAAAGTGTGGGGACGcaacaacaatataaaaataaaataaaaatgtacttattatgaaacataatatagactggtattatttattccacgtcatcaaattttttatttgtattgtctCAGTAGACATCCATACTCCTCGGCAAAAAAGACAGAGgctgtaggccgagagaaaaagacGAATAAAAACCTCTCGGTActcagttttaaaatatcaaatgatCATACAAAATGATCATGGAAAACATAGATAGAAGAAACAAGAAGAAGTGAGATACGTTCGCACGTTTTATTTTCTGATTTACAATAGTTGGTTGCTACTTTACAGTAACCAAAACATTGATTTTGGTTAGTAGGTTTGGTtggtttttactttttagttatttatgaGTCCATCCTCCAAAGATGCCCGTTTTTGTCGGTCTTGTACTATGGAGTACCAGTTTATGCCAGCTGATCTTTTCAGATCTTTTCCTcctctataattattataagtgacGGCTTAAATTtgtgtgatttaaaaaaaaattaaggagTAGTAGACAATAATAATAGGAGTGGTGGGTAAAAAAGAAatcacataattatttacattgatGATCTggtaattttcatacaataataaaGGTACATGGGAAGATAATAGAGTAGACGATTTAACATgggtttattaaaatgtcgaggcaattaaaaaataacagctTCCTTATCAATtgtgaaaaatgaaaaagtttCTGTAAtaacactattttaaataggtaTTGGAAGTTTTCCGGCAGTCGTTGTAATCCAATCCAGGTACTTATAAACCCTGGTGAATCCGTCCGGCACTCCTTTAGCACATGGAACGTTGAAGGATGCTATTCCATCTACAGTTCCATTATAGACAAGAGGACTTCCAGAATCACCCTGcaacaattcattaaaataagtttttaagaaAGGGTtagattaaatgttaaaaaaattgtatcaagAATCACTTTTATTGGTGTCACTGTTAATTCGCCCCATTGATTTACTattgtgtgtatgtatatgtgtatttattactaataaattatttacttacttgACAGGTCCCTTGGTTATCATCTTTATATGTGCAGAGCTGTTTATCAGTGATTGGATTCgtgttttcatacattttaagttTCTCTTGACATTCTTTTACTGTTAGTGATTTCACAGTCAGCTTTAGCAATCTTTTAGGACGTGTGTTATAATTCTAAAAAGAGATGTAGAAAAATTTAACTGACATAAAAGACTTTGTCAACGATGTTTCAAAAATACCAGTAGCGCTAGAGTCTTGGTCTCAAGATTCCTCTAtctgttttgttatcattCACGTACtcgcgagtgttaaatgcgatacacaaaaatccattggtgaaATCCAAAGCCGAGGATTGAAACCGCCCCAAAGATGAGAAGAGTCAAGAGAGTCAATACACATACATGACAAAATGCGTCAATATCtcagaactttatttctcatctcaaaaattcatttttttatatcatatacgAAACAGATACCAGTCGACATAAAACAGCCGTTCTAACTATAGTCTACTAGAACTACTGTACTTTCTGCACTTTCtttttcttgcccgttcttctcagaacaagacctcctggtagtcttgcgaacggatggcgtagttttgctctttcgcgaattttgtaaacgtttttgacattcataagcatggcttaagtcgcatctaaactgaataaataaactttgatttgaatttatttgatttaataaatcctGATCCCTAAGTTGGAATGTACCTGATAAATCAGTTTGATATGACGTTTTATGGTAGATACACAAATActc belongs to Pieris rapae chromosome 2, ilPieRapa1.1, whole genome shotgun sequence and includes:
- the LOC111002052 gene encoding chymotrypsin-2, whose product is MDRTPRKMLLNFVLLLLLSQGLLGEKDVSEAIDGDSRIIGGKDATPGMANYQISMRGHYGNEEWHSCGGSILNEQYVLTAAHCVYQKKMKDLSIVVGTHTIDKGGDRYKIKKLIPHEKYDKKKLRNDIAVVQIEGKIKYSDKIQPIELLKEKAPIGKKCLLTGWGYENYRHQTVPNNLQMLEFETISNDDCTKKLKRSPYPSYVPVDAGQLCAKRPNNKGACHGDSGGPLVMQDEKNKTVQIGVVSWGVPCGRDFPDVFASVHGYYDWILGKIK